The Bactrocera dorsalis isolate Fly_Bdor unplaced genomic scaffold, ASM2337382v1 BdCtg179, whole genome shotgun sequence genome segment agaataaataagaataattgATTTTAGATAACATCAAGAGCCAAAATCACCCGGTCACCAACGTGcatttttttgaggttccaacttcgagtgacaataataatagtaataaagtattaaattttttcaaatccattttttttttgtatattttcaatatgtaaataaaaacaccccaaatattcaagataattcatttttattttcctataaaaagccaccctccaaagaagtcatgaaaataggcataaatTACCAGACTACCACCTTAAtcgaaaaaggaaaatataaaaacaagtcCCCTCTTTTCGAATgtaactttattaattaatgACAATTTCCAATCCTTACAGCAAGGAAGATAACATAGTGTATGTGAGCTTAaaacagtggtcggcatgagaggatctgtcactgtgttggtgagcacgaaaaaaaagtagcccaatGAGAAATTGGAATGTAAATTAAGCAtctaatctaaataattaatagtataatgaaaattaacaaaatgtcttttaaggatatattccctattatctttaaaagacttggaacataaaagccATTGtatggcaccaaaggcatttagaatcataaaatatttctcgcagggcatatttggttttgcgcgatgttaattcgttgctggctcgacaacgactgaacgatagagaaAGATAAATTAGCAAGTATGTAAATTATGAAATGAGAAAAAGAGATATGGGAGGATAAGTAAGACAGGTAAAGAAAGAATAAGGAGAGAAGTGTACGAGTATGTTGTTGGTAGTGGGAGTATTAGTATATgactatatgtatttacaactCACTTGTTATGTtacttatttgtatgtgtgtgtttctattaaattttctctttttttccaTAGCTCCAGAGTTGCCATTCTCATTTATTCCGGCAATATCGGCCAACGTTCCTACGTTTTCATTTGTTTCCACTTTTGTTGAGTTGGGAGTAGATTAGGTTTAAAATtccggcttttgatgcttccccatattaaaaaaataaaaaataaaaaaaaaaataaaagaaataaaaaaaaagtttgttggCCAGGCTTCCTCATTTTCAGTTTGTACTTCGTTAAGTACATGTGGCCTTAGAAATTCCATTTCCTCTACTAAATCCTGGGAATTCGTTTCATGCTCTGTGCTAGGGTCCTCAATGTCACAGTCAGCCACTGAAAGAAagataaaattcatatttttagtataatagaaattttcatatatttagcagtGTACAATCAGATCCGGAAAATATGACAATGCgttctatttttcaaaatatattattccactatacttgaattttttacaaatcttcGCCTTTTTTGcataaagttatttatttttgtctgtGATATTATAGCTACCGATTTAATTTCATCTTAATTTCATCTTAAATTTAGTGGGAATATTACTCCTTTGTGATTCTTTAATAACGCTAAAAGTTTTCTAATCGAATCAAGTTTTTAACAGGCTGAAGCACGTCTAAATTATAATGTAAATATGATCTTAAAACACTTCAATTTCTTAAACatattgttgtgttttttatattgttggaTAAGTGAGCCTCAGTTTGGCCGTTGTAGTGCGTGACCTAGCACTCTAATCGACACAATATTGGCATAACGATCCTTTGCGAAAACAGTTCTCTATAATAAATTGGCTACAATTTCATACTTGTGGTCCCTCAAGCCTAATGAACCAACGATCTGTGAACACATTGCGAATCTGTTCATATCACGCCAcctatttgtgtttttatttgtagCAGATGCTTTGAGAATTCACAAGAAATACTGAACTCACCTGACATCCCGGACGATTCAGATGCCGAACGTCTAGGCTCATCTTTAGCATTTTTCCGATCACGATCCATGtattctttttttgaaatttaatgttttctcGTTCGCTTTGCGCTTTCAACTGAATGAAATATCGGGTGCAAAATTCTATTTATAGTTTTCGTATATTTTAGGTCTGCCTAAATACTACCGAGAATGAATAATAAATCATGCATACCAGTTTGAGAACACTgcggcatatacatatctactagggtgtgtcattctgagacAACCTTTTtgttcaactgaaaaacaggctaaaatcgaaaatgtgaaaaaaacgtcactcaaaagatgagctcttaaaacaggcacctcttaatattaatattaagagctcatttTTTGAGTAAcgtttttttcacattttctttaagtttttagcctgtttttcagttggaAAAAAAGGTTGcatcagaatgacacaccctaatatacatattatatatatatatataatatatgccgTAATTTTCTAAGAAACTAGACAATAATTCATAAGTGGCCTTTTGTTTAATTGTTTATCACAATACATTCAATGATGCTTAATATGCACACTGGAAAGTGGAAGAATCAGAGggaatttcaacaatttttttatgggaagtaggcgtggttttaGTCCAATTTAGCATGTTTTTTCACTGAACTAGGAAGGTTAGAATAATAAAATGTGTCACATTTGGTCGATGTCGGTCGAGTAAGTCTTGAGATATAGCAGCAACGCCCATCGTTCAATTTTGTTCCCTGGTCCTATATAGTCTTTTTGTATCATACTAGGTGTATAATTTAAAGTCTCTGGGGAATTTATTTACATGTATTGATTTATCGCGAATTTAGTAGTTTTAAGTGGAAACGTTATATAGGTAGTCGGCGggattttagtatttttaaatttgcgtgtaacttcgaaaatattcaccaaagCGATATGTGTGTATTCTTAATGAACATaagaaaataatgttaaaataatcgattttttttgaaaaatctaactctacataataaataaaaaaatatgacacatatacaaaacatatttattatttatattattatttaaataatgtttATACTGGGTCCATCCGGATTATTTATTAGTGTTTTACTTCATTGTCATAGTTCTGGTTAATTCTTAATTGCAACTTCGTCGTTTGGATCATTGCCATCACCGCTTGCACTATTTGTCATTCCTTTGATGTCTTGTATAACTTGTAAAATGCTAATGTGGCATAGACTCTGCTCTTTTTGGGTCATATCTTGCATGTAGCAACgtagaaattcaaaaaaatttttattgctgcGGTCTTTATTTTCTGCGGCAACCGCGGTTTCTTTAAATTGACGTTTACGACCACGCTGTTCCTTATCGGCTTCAAGGGAACGTAGGTAGGCGATGTACTCAGCACGAAGTTTTTCCCAACGAGCCTTGCATTGTGACACTGAAATCAGTAAGCAAATCAATAAGagtaaaattattgcaaaacacaaaaatttttaactgaCGTTGAAGCTATAATCccctacacaaataaaaaattcttcgtaCAAGCACCTCAATTTGATCGGTCTTTTTGTATGACGGCTATATGCTACAGAGGGTCCATCTGAACCAATGTGTTCAGAGGACTGTATCGTTGTGCTTACCATACGGTACTTTCCGTTTTTTGTCAAACTCACCAGACTTCCCCAACGAGTCCGCAATCGTGCACCATGCCTCATCTGTAGCCTTTTTCTGACCGTAACCCTTATGTCCTTTGTCGTACAGCTGCGGATGCTGCTCCAccaaattacataattttttatcttgtttaaaagtttttttgttgtttatatccGTACGTGCTCTTCCATAAGGCTTATAATGTTTCGAAGGCTGCTTCATGCTACAAGCGTTTGAATCCATGCTACGGCTCTTTTACTCTTAaagttttcttgaaattttcaaattgtagtttttcacaaattttcaaatatttctcgtaaacttttttcaaatttgttgtaCTATAGAGATAGTTCAGTATTGCTTCATTATACGTGTTCAAATGAACTGCAATGACCCGTGCACAGTAGTTTTAGTTAGTTTTcgctataattaaattttaatttatcgcggttaattatacatatattaagtttgtcatgaagtttgtaacacccagaaggaagcgtcgaagaccctatacagtgtatatataaatgatcagaatgtcgtgctgagtcgatttagccatgtccgtccgtctgtctgtctgtatatatacgaacaagtccctcagttttaaagatttcgttttgaaattttgcaaacttcaTTTTcccttcaagaagctgctcatttgtcggaactgccgatatcggaccactataatatatagctgccatacaaactgaacgatcggaatcaagttcttgtatggtaaactttcacatttgacaatgtatctacatgaaatttggtatagattattatgTAAGGCAGcaatgtaatctccaaagaaattgttctgatcggattACTACAAGCATATAGCttcaatacaaactgaacacgttgttactaaaagaaatacacctatgaagggtatattagcttcggtgcagccgaagctaacgtttcttcttgttgttctttttgtaTATGTTTTGTTCTCCGTACTTTATAATtaacatataattaaaatactGAAATTCCATATATGTACTTTAATTCCGAGAATGGATAATAAATCATGCTTC includes the following:
- the LOC105227935 gene encoding uncharacterized protein LOC105227935, with the translated sequence MDSNACSMKQPSKHYKPYGRARTDINNKKTFKQDKKLCNLVEQHPQLYDKGHKGYGQKKATDEAWCTIADSLGKSVSQCKARWEKLRAEYIAYLRSLEADKEQRGRKRQFKETAVAAENKDRSNKNFFEFLRCYMQDMTQKEQSLCHISILQVIQDIKGMTNSASGDGNDPNDEVAIKN